A part of Melittangium boletus DSM 14713 genomic DNA contains:
- a CDS encoding glycosyl hydrolase family 28-related protein, translating to MNAKLGLRSMCVVMGVALGVTTPGEAEAAWRSVLYPSTWTPGYTNPSNSAQFLHDFSYAGYRARQAEPPFRVDRVIDVTAAPYYADKTGISDVTAVLQRAIDDAGAQSGGAVVFLPAGTYKVAPPSGKNQALLLNKSNVVLRGQGPTETFIYNAATDMRARSVIRVSPQNSSVSWTPSSATSTQVTTDLGVLATRIPVASVSGFSAGQWIVIRTDLTAALSQEFNMESAWTSLPGVTFYRKITAVDSAAKTLTVDIPLRLGMKTRDNARVYKVAAHLSEVGIENLAIGMRENTTPGTGGTDFGNPGTGAYQMHDSSALTMNHTVDGWVINVKSYRPPSNTRDIHLLSNGIDLLFTRNITVDSCELNKPQYKGEGGNGYLYSIRGSDNLIKDSVAYGGRHNFNFRSMQATGNVLFNDRASNGDLVSDFHMHLSAANLMDNLTLHQEKFEAADRSPYGTTSHGVTTTQSVFWNTNGSQYRSGTTSIIRSQQYGQGYVIGVRGSATGVDLSTTTKTSPVDFAETASSGTQLSPQSLYVDQIQRRLGGTAEHEGNALIYQAENILPSQANDPSSTNVDAQADKGNVRYHNNNAVGGKVTYTLSPRTIGTFQVKVRTKKNNARGQYQLDIDGAPQGAIQDEYSSSTVFVEKDLGLVTFSDINPKAFTFTVSGKNAASSGFNIAVDYIKLIRQ from the coding sequence GCGAAGCTGGGATTGCGCTCGATGTGCGTCGTCATGGGTGTTGCACTGGGAGTGACGACGCCCGGTGAGGCGGAGGCCGCATGGAGGAGCGTGCTGTACCCCTCCACGTGGACACCCGGCTACACGAACCCGAGCAACTCCGCCCAGTTCCTGCACGACTTCTCCTACGCGGGCTACCGGGCACGGCAGGCGGAGCCGCCCTTCCGCGTGGATCGCGTGATCGACGTGACCGCGGCCCCCTACTACGCGGACAAGACGGGCATCTCGGACGTGACGGCGGTGCTGCAACGCGCGATCGATGACGCGGGGGCCCAGAGCGGCGGCGCCGTGGTGTTCCTGCCCGCGGGCACCTACAAGGTGGCACCTCCGTCCGGCAAGAACCAGGCCCTGCTGCTGAACAAGAGCAACGTCGTGCTCCGGGGGCAAGGTCCCACCGAGACGTTCATCTACAACGCCGCGACGGACATGCGCGCCCGGAGCGTCATCCGGGTCTCACCGCAGAACTCGTCGGTGTCCTGGACCCCGTCCTCCGCGACCAGCACCCAGGTCACCACGGACCTGGGCGTCCTCGCCACGCGCATCCCCGTCGCCAGCGTGAGTGGATTCAGCGCGGGCCAGTGGATCGTCATCCGCACGGACCTCACCGCGGCCCTGAGCCAGGAGTTCAACATGGAGAGTGCCTGGACCTCCCTGCCCGGAGTGACGTTCTACCGGAAGATCACCGCCGTCGATTCCGCCGCGAAGACGTTGACGGTCGACATCCCGTTGCGTCTTGGGATGAAGACCCGGGACAACGCGCGGGTCTACAAAGTGGCCGCGCACCTGTCCGAGGTCGGCATCGAGAACCTGGCCATTGGCATGCGCGAGAACACGACCCCTGGCACGGGGGGCACGGATTTCGGCAATCCCGGAACGGGCGCCTACCAGATGCATGACTCCTCCGCCCTCACGATGAACCACACCGTCGATGGATGGGTCATCAACGTCAAATCCTATCGCCCGCCGTCCAACACGCGGGACATCCACCTGCTGTCCAACGGCATCGATCTGCTCTTCACCCGGAACATCACCGTGGACTCCTGCGAGCTGAACAAGCCCCAGTACAAGGGCGAAGGGGGCAATGGCTACCTGTATTCCATCCGGGGCAGTGACAACCTGATCAAGGACAGCGTGGCCTACGGAGGACGGCACAACTTCAACTTCCGCTCCATGCAAGCCACGGGCAACGTGCTGTTCAATGATCGGGCGTCCAATGGAGACCTGGTGTCCGACTTCCACATGCACCTGAGCGCCGCCAACCTGATGGACAACCTGACCCTCCATCAGGAGAAGTTCGAGGCCGCGGACCGCTCGCCCTACGGCACGACGAGTCACGGAGTCACCACCACCCAGAGCGTGTTCTGGAACACGAACGGCTCTCAATACCGCTCCGGAACCACCTCCATCATCCGCTCGCAACAGTACGGCCAGGGTTATGTGATTGGTGTGCGCGGAAGCGCCACGGGAGTGGACCTCTCCACCACCACGAAGACTTCTCCGGTGGACTTCGCGGAGACGGCCTCGTCCGGCACGCAGCTGTCCCCCCAGTCCCTCTATGTCGATCAAATCCAGCGGCGCCTGGGCGGCACGGCGGAGCACGAGGGCAACGCGCTGATCTACCAGGCGGAGAACATCCTCCCCAGCCAGGCGAATGACCCGTCCTCGACGAATGTCGACGCACAGGCCGACAAGGGCAACGTGCGCTACCACAACAACAACGCCGTGGGCGGCAAGGTCACCTACACCCTCTCCCCCCGGACGATTGGAACCTTCCAGGTGAAGGTGAGGACGAAGAAGAACAACGCCCGCGGCCAGTATCAGCTCGACATCGACGGGGCTCCCCAGGGAGCCATCCAGGATGAGTACTCGAGTTCGACGGTCTTCGTGGAAAAGGACCTGGGGCTGGTGACGTTCTCGGACATCAACCCCAAGGCATTCACCTTCACGGTGAGCGGCAAGAACGCCGCCAGCAGCGGGTTCAACATCGCCGTCGATTACATCAAGCTCATCCGCCAGTAA
- a CDS encoding carbohydrate binding domain-containing protein — protein MKSGSNARRGMWRGILRGAVGLGMALEMGCGPGGPEVAEDLSAASMTGAATATAINLISNGSFETDLGGWTTWQATLSRVALSGAPAGSYVVKVTPAAGTSGGYSIDDAVASVPAAETLGTYSASAYVAAASTSAAGKTVRVALRRTSADGTKRVWEQTATLTQAFQKVTVTATIDQPGQGLELYIFQDNSAAGDAFYADALSLTAPSTGGETPPGWRLVFEDDFSGSAVDTTQWSMYNSPGHAGNGLRRPSAFSVANGQLVVTAQMVNGTLVSGGMAHKSNYKYGRFEFRVRTEADPSGATSGVVLTWPQSERWPIDGENDIYETGTNTNRSSFSTFIHYGADNRQYYYNHGVDATQWHIVAMEWEANALRIYRDGALVWTLTDQNAIPDVAHHLCIQLDAFRATMGSPVRMYVDWARIYQR, from the coding sequence ATGAAGAGCGGTTCCAATGCGCGGCGGGGCATGTGGCGAGGGATTCTGCGGGGTGCGGTGGGATTGGGAATGGCCCTGGAAATGGGCTGTGGCCCTGGCGGCCCGGAGGTCGCGGAGGACCTGTCCGCGGCATCCATGACGGGGGCGGCCACCGCGACGGCCATCAACCTGATCTCCAATGGGAGCTTCGAGACGGACCTGGGGGGGTGGACGACCTGGCAGGCGACCCTGTCTCGCGTGGCGCTCAGTGGTGCCCCGGCGGGGAGCTACGTGGTGAAGGTGACGCCCGCCGCGGGAACGAGCGGTGGCTATTCGATCGATGATGCGGTGGCCTCGGTGCCCGCCGCCGAGACCCTGGGGACGTATTCGGCGAGTGCCTATGTGGCGGCGGCGAGCACGAGCGCGGCTGGCAAGACCGTGAGGGTCGCGCTCCGCCGGACGAGCGCGGATGGAACCAAACGGGTTTGGGAGCAGACAGCGACGCTGACGCAGGCCTTCCAGAAGGTCACCGTCACGGCGACGATCGATCAGCCAGGGCAGGGGCTGGAACTCTACATCTTCCAGGACAACAGCGCGGCGGGCGATGCCTTCTACGCGGATGCGCTCAGCCTCACCGCGCCCTCCACGGGAGGCGAGACCCCGCCGGGCTGGCGGCTCGTCTTCGAGGATGACTTCTCGGGAAGCGCGGTCGATACCACCCAGTGGAGCATGTACAACTCACCCGGGCACGCGGGCAATGGACTGCGCCGTCCGAGCGCGTTCAGTGTCGCCAATGGCCAGTTGGTGGTCACGGCGCAGATGGTCAATGGGACACTCGTCTCGGGAGGCATGGCGCACAAGTCGAACTACAAGTACGGCCGCTTCGAGTTCCGCGTTCGTACCGAGGCGGACCCCAGTGGTGCGACCAGCGGCGTCGTGCTCACGTGGCCGCAGTCCGAGCGGTGGCCGATCGACGGCGAGAACGACATCTACGAAACCGGCACCAACACGAACCGCTCCAGCTTCAGCACCTTCATTCACTACGGCGCGGACAACCGGCAGTATTATTACAACCACGGCGTGGATGCGACGCAGTGGCACATCGTGGCCATGGAGTGGGAGGCGAACGCCCTGCGCATCTACCGCGACGGCGCGTTGGTCTGGACGCTCACGGATCAGAACGCCATTCCGGACGTGGCCCACCACCTCTGCATCCAGCTCGACGCCTTCCGCGCCACCATGGGCAGCCCGGTGCGGATGTACGTGGACTGGGCGAGAATCTACCAGCGCTAG
- a CDS encoding Ig-like domain-containing protein — protein sequence MRSIPALLILATAVGCSAEVTTPPAPSPEFPPPDPVVTLTSPTSTVFTRAKVKVEVAVSEGDAEKVELLAGGQVIASSSAPPYSFEWDTASVAEGPHVLWARASANGKTFTSAQPQLVVVDRTAPRMSGFSPSTNAVIAGTSAAVTLTFNEPLLASSVDASKFTVADRPAASARLSEDGHTLTLQSAEEMSTPVSLHTSSFNTGLTDLAGNPVGEIHFMSAQLVPEWTARFPLLGTSRGSEPPPAPTLVFDASNQAYIVWASKEGTGPTATRNVAVLRWDGTSWAPRGGWLNIYNVVLYSAPSLVLDSTGTPLVAFPEWDSTGNDANAWVYRWDGGKWVNLGGAINAYIGKTIVWDVALAVAGTTPIVAWAEANGTQMDLLVRQWDGTSWKALGGKVNATPGESVNSGFDAHSLSLITDRDGKPVIAWSSTTSGITEIHVARYTGSAWERLGSAVNVFVGGEARQPSLAIDKSDPLQRPYLAWVEHLPSLYADRIHAAHWTGSAWEALGEGVNEAPRDRAAHPTLALRDGWPFVAWSEPGETTSTNIQVRELDPVTKRWRAQSASLSVYPSPTYYSSHASNPWLVTDANGRLTVAFSEHDENGNGGVHIYSPK from the coding sequence ATGCGCTCCATCCCCGCTTTGCTCATCCTGGCCACGGCCGTCGGCTGCTCCGCGGAAGTGACCACTCCACCCGCTCCATCCCCCGAGTTCCCGCCACCCGACCCCGTCGTGACCCTCACCTCGCCCACGAGCACCGTCTTCACCCGGGCCAAGGTGAAGGTGGAGGTCGCGGTCTCCGAGGGTGACGCCGAAAAGGTGGAGCTCCTCGCGGGAGGGCAGGTGATCGCATCGTCGAGCGCCCCGCCCTACAGCTTCGAGTGGGATACCGCGTCCGTGGCGGAGGGTCCCCATGTGCTCTGGGCCCGGGCCAGCGCGAATGGGAAGACGTTCACGAGCGCTCAGCCCCAGTTGGTGGTGGTCGATCGCACCGCGCCCAGGATGTCGGGCTTCAGTCCGAGCACGAATGCGGTCATCGCGGGCACCAGCGCCGCCGTGACGCTGACCTTCAACGAGCCCCTGCTCGCCTCGAGCGTCGATGCCTCGAAGTTCACCGTCGCGGACCGCCCAGCCGCATCGGCACGGCTGTCCGAGGACGGGCACACGTTGACACTCCAGAGCGCGGAGGAGATGTCCACTCCGGTCTCCCTCCATACCTCCTCCTTCAACACCGGACTGACGGACCTGGCGGGCAACCCCGTGGGTGAGATTCACTTCATGAGCGCGCAGCTCGTGCCGGAGTGGACCGCCCGGTTCCCGCTCCTGGGGACGTCCCGCGGGAGCGAGCCCCCTCCCGCCCCGACGCTCGTGTTCGATGCCAGCAACCAGGCCTATATCGTCTGGGCATCGAAAGAGGGAACCGGGCCGACCGCTACCCGGAACGTGGCTGTTCTCCGCTGGGACGGCACCTCCTGGGCTCCGCGCGGAGGATGGCTCAACATCTATAACGTTGTCCTGTATTCAGCTCCGAGCCTCGTGCTGGACTCGACGGGCACCCCGCTCGTCGCCTTTCCCGAATGGGACAGCACGGGCAATGACGCGAATGCGTGGGTCTATCGCTGGGACGGCGGGAAGTGGGTGAACCTGGGCGGCGCGATCAACGCCTACATCGGGAAGACGATTGTCTGGGATGTGGCCCTGGCCGTGGCCGGAACGACGCCCATTGTCGCCTGGGCGGAAGCGAACGGAACGCAGATGGACCTCCTCGTGCGCCAGTGGGATGGAACGAGCTGGAAGGCACTGGGAGGAAAAGTCAACGCGACCCCCGGCGAGAGCGTGAACAGTGGCTTCGATGCCCATTCCTTGAGTCTGATCACGGATCGCGATGGCAAACCCGTCATCGCCTGGTCCTCGACCACTTCGGGAATCACGGAGATTCACGTCGCGCGCTACACGGGCAGCGCCTGGGAACGGTTGGGCTCGGCGGTCAACGTGTTCGTCGGAGGAGAGGCGCGACAACCCTCCCTCGCGATCGACAAGTCGGATCCCCTTCAAAGGCCCTATCTCGCTTGGGTCGAACACCTCCCCTCCCTCTACGCCGATCGCATCCACGCCGCCCATTGGACGGGCTCGGCCTGGGAAGCCTTGGGCGAAGGCGTGAATGAGGCACCTCGAGACCGTGCCGCGCATCCCACCCTCGCCCTACGCGATGGCTGGCCCTTCGTCGCATGGAGTGAGCCCGGCGAAACGACATCCACCAACATCCAGGTCCGTGAGCTCGACCCCGTCACCAAGCGGTGGCGGGCCCAGTCGGCCAGTCTCAGTGTGTATCCATCCCCCACCTATTACTCGTCCCATGCCTCCAACCCCTGGCTCGTCACCGACGCGAACGGGCGGCTCACCGTGGCCTTCTCCGAGCACGATGAGAACGGGAATGGAGGCGTCCACATCTACTCACCGAAGTGA
- a CDS encoding threonine aldolase family protein yields MNRRELLQALAVSGGIAPALTVSSARAASTPEINERTVFLMGDGVPRSPAQWTALLTRALPKDTRVSDSYLRGGAVTELERRFASLLGKEEALFLPTGTLANQLAVRVLCGEHRRALVQHESHLYRDESDAAQLLSGINLVPLAPGRPGPSPDEVAAAVDASLQPPFPVIVGAISLESPVRRAGGALLDIESVRAISTFARSKSIRLHLDGARLLLASARPGFDVRAYSALFDTVYVSLYKYLDAPFGAVLAGDQETIGRVRALRHVFGGGLAQAWPAAVPALHALDGFQERFRAAMVAAEQLFSALERAGGFKLIRVEQGTHVFTLEISPEQQSGLVARLSKAGVLMLEPKQNQTEISINETLLRRDTAYLVRAFLGA; encoded by the coding sequence ATGAATCGTCGGGAACTTCTCCAGGCGCTCGCGGTGAGTGGAGGGATCGCCCCCGCGCTGACGGTCTCCAGTGCGAGGGCCGCCTCGACGCCCGAGATCAATGAGCGGACGGTCTTCCTCATGGGGGATGGTGTTCCACGGAGCCCGGCGCAATGGACGGCGCTGCTGACCCGTGCGCTTCCCAAGGACACCCGCGTGTCCGACTCCTACCTGCGCGGAGGGGCCGTGACGGAGCTGGAGCGGCGCTTCGCCTCGCTGTTGGGCAAGGAGGAAGCCCTCTTCCTTCCAACGGGAACCCTGGCCAATCAGCTCGCGGTGCGAGTGCTCTGTGGCGAGCACCGCCGGGCCTTGGTGCAGCACGAGAGCCACCTCTACCGGGACGAGAGCGACGCGGCCCAACTGCTGAGCGGCATCAACCTCGTGCCCCTCGCCCCGGGTCGGCCCGGGCCCTCGCCGGACGAGGTCGCCGCGGCGGTGGACGCATCACTCCAGCCTCCCTTCCCCGTGATCGTCGGAGCCATTTCCCTGGAGAGTCCCGTCAGGAGGGCAGGAGGGGCCCTGCTCGACATCGAGAGCGTCCGGGCCATCTCCACCTTCGCCCGTTCCAAGTCCATCCGGCTGCACCTCGATGGCGCGCGCCTGTTGCTGGCCAGCGCCCGGCCCGGATTCGATGTGCGTGCCTATTCGGCCCTCTTCGACACTGTCTACGTGTCCCTCTACAAATACCTGGATGCGCCCTTTGGCGCCGTCCTGGCGGGCGACCAGGAGACGATCGGGCGGGTGCGAGCCCTCCGGCACGTCTTCGGTGGAGGACTCGCGCAGGCGTGGCCCGCGGCGGTGCCCGCCCTGCACGCGCTCGATGGCTTCCAGGAGCGTTTCCGCGCGGCCATGGTGGCGGCCGAGCAGTTGTTCTCCGCGTTGGAACGCGCGGGGGGCTTCAAGCTCATCCGGGTGGAGCAGGGGACCCACGTCTTCACCCTGGAGATCAGCCCCGAGCAGCAATCAGGGCTGGTGGCGCGGTTGAGCAAGGCGGGCGTGCTCATGCTGGAGCCGAAGCAGAACCAGACCGAGATCTCCATCAACGAGACGCTTTTGCGGCGCGACACGGCCTACCTCGTGCGCGCCTTCCTGGGAGCGTGA
- a CDS encoding sensor histidine kinase, with translation MKTSGAANSLTTRLVVALAGPLVALALVLGLGGAWLIHGVVERSGDRVLAGSVGAIAETLALEDDELTLDLPPAAFGMLENPEHDNVYYAIRHQGRLVTGYPDLPFPSAMPPRDTVAFRYAEHRGQEVRVAAVSRRIPRLKGAVVVQVAETLQARRALRARMVLGLVVLEAVLILGAALTARPALRWGLRPLASTRAKVEAKARAAPVELTPLPLVFVPPEIRSFVEAVNALLSRLSESTERMRRFTGDASHQMRTPLAVLRTHLALAMREDVSAEERSTALGEVVGATQSLERLLTQLLALARAEERGTLPVLQRVDLNAVAAQVTADFVPQALRADVEVHFEGHEPGLPIRADPVLVREVTGNLLDNAIRYHRRGGQVTVRVAHRDGDCWLEVEDNGPGIPKEQRERVFQRFHRLPRDQAQSGSGLGLSIVRSLANHMDAEVVLRDGQGGVGLTAAVRFQPWRERSEGVQPEGVG, from the coding sequence GTGAAGACGTCTGGCGCGGCCAACTCCCTCACGACGCGGCTGGTGGTGGCCCTGGCGGGCCCCCTGGTGGCACTGGCGCTCGTGTTGGGACTGGGCGGCGCCTGGCTGATTCACGGCGTGGTGGAGCGGAGTGGGGACCGCGTCCTCGCGGGCTCGGTGGGTGCCATCGCGGAAACCCTGGCGCTGGAGGACGATGAGCTCACGTTGGATCTGCCGCCCGCGGCCTTTGGCATGTTGGAGAATCCCGAACACGACAACGTCTACTACGCCATCCGGCACCAGGGGCGGCTCGTCACCGGCTACCCTGATCTCCCGTTTCCCTCGGCGATGCCTCCCCGGGACACCGTGGCCTTCCGCTACGCGGAGCACCGGGGACAAGAGGTGCGCGTCGCGGCCGTGAGCCGGAGGATTCCGCGGCTCAAGGGGGCGGTGGTGGTGCAGGTCGCGGAGACGCTCCAGGCACGCCGGGCGCTCCGGGCGCGCATGGTGTTGGGGTTGGTCGTCCTGGAGGCGGTGCTCATCCTGGGGGCCGCGCTGACGGCCCGGCCCGCCTTGCGGTGGGGGTTGCGGCCGCTGGCGAGTACGCGCGCCAAGGTGGAAGCGAAGGCCCGCGCCGCGCCCGTGGAACTGACGCCGCTGCCTCTCGTGTTCGTCCCTCCCGAAATCCGCTCCTTCGTCGAGGCGGTCAACGCGCTGTTGTCCCGGCTGTCGGAGTCCACGGAGCGCATGCGCCGCTTCACGGGCGACGCGTCCCACCAGATGCGTACGCCGCTGGCGGTGCTGCGCACGCACCTGGCGCTCGCCATGCGCGAGGATGTGTCCGCGGAGGAGCGTTCCACCGCGCTCGGGGAGGTGGTGGGCGCGACGCAGTCGCTGGAGCGGCTGTTGACCCAGTTGTTGGCACTGGCTCGGGCGGAGGAGCGGGGCACCCTGCCCGTGTTGCAACGGGTGGACTTGAATGCCGTCGCGGCCCAGGTGACGGCGGACTTCGTGCCCCAGGCGCTGCGCGCGGACGTCGAGGTCCATTTCGAGGGCCACGAGCCAGGGTTGCCCATTCGCGCCGATCCGGTCCTGGTCCGGGAGGTGACCGGGAACCTGCTGGACAACGCCATCCGCTATCACCGGCGCGGCGGACAGGTGACGGTGCGGGTGGCGCACCGGGACGGAGACTGCTGGCTGGAGGTCGAGGACAACGGTCCGGGTATCCCCAAGGAGCAGCGGGAGCGCGTGTTCCAGCGCTTCCACCGGCTGCCTCGCGATCAGGCTCAGTCCGGGAGCGGGCTGGGGCTGTCCATTGTCCGCTCACTCGCGAATCACATGGATGCGGAGGTGGTCTTGCGCGATGGACAGGGCGGCGTTGGCCTCACCGCCGCCGTGCGCTTCCAGCCCTGGCGCGAACGATCCGAGGGAGTCCAGCCGGAAGGAGTAGGATGA
- a CDS encoding response regulator transcription factor has translation MRILIVEDNAALARGLTASLRASGFAVDHVTHGVAALDEERLVPYNLMILDVGLPDLSGFEVLGKLRQRGSKTPVLVLTARGALSDRVKGLDLGADDYLLKPFEPAELEARVRALLRRGQGQAAPALTLGGLVFDRSAGAVTLHGRPLDLRRREWAVLESLITRAGKVVTKERLSSEVFGHDEPVGPNALEVYVGRLRKKLEPDGPTIRTIRGLGYLLDAL, from the coding sequence TTGCGCATCCTGATTGTCGAGGACAACGCAGCCCTGGCTCGTGGACTCACCGCGTCATTGAGGGCGTCTGGCTTTGCCGTGGACCATGTAACGCATGGCGTCGCGGCCTTGGATGAAGAGCGGCTCGTGCCCTACAACCTGATGATCCTGGATGTGGGCCTGCCTGATCTCAGTGGGTTCGAGGTGCTCGGGAAGCTGCGCCAGCGTGGCTCGAAGACACCGGTGTTGGTCCTCACGGCGCGGGGTGCCCTCTCCGACCGGGTGAAGGGACTGGACCTGGGAGCGGACGACTACCTGCTCAAGCCCTTCGAGCCGGCCGAGCTGGAGGCCCGCGTGCGCGCACTGTTGCGTCGTGGACAGGGACAGGCGGCGCCCGCGCTGACGCTGGGGGGGCTGGTGTTCGACCGCTCGGCTGGCGCCGTCACGCTGCACGGACGACCACTCGACCTGCGCCGGCGGGAGTGGGCGGTGCTGGAGAGTCTGATCACGCGGGCGGGCAAGGTCGTCACCAAGGAGCGGTTGAGCTCCGAGGTCTTCGGTCATGACGAGCCGGTGGGCCCCAACGCGCTCGAGGTCTACGTGGGGCGTCTTCGCAAGAAACTGGAACCGGACGGACCCACCATCCGCACCATCCGGGGCCTGGGTTATCTCCTCGACGCCCTGTGA
- a CDS encoding ABC transporter substrate-binding protein: MVLLAALPMAGAAAEGSAASPPDGYPRSYARIIEAAQKEGSLSVYATTDGSEVAALIREFEAAYPGVRVEYADQNSTEIYSRFIAEVAAGQGTADLVWSSAMDLQVKLINDGYAQAYASPEKPNLPEWAVWKNEGYGITAEPLVIAYNKRLMPPEDVPRTRADLETLLRTKKDFYRGKVASYDPERSGVGFLFISQDVQISRDTWKLVEAMAGTDPRLYTSTGAMMERLVSGEHLLVYNLIGSYALQRQKKDPSLGIIFPADFTLTMSRIAFIPTEARHPNAAKLFLDFMLSKRGQSLLAQRDMAPVRTDLGEIGVPRPPAEQVRPIRVGPQLLANLDQLTRLRFLKQWKRIVRGL, encoded by the coding sequence ATGGTTTTGCTGGCGGCCCTGCCGATGGCGGGCGCCGCGGCCGAAGGCTCGGCTGCCTCGCCGCCCGACGGCTATCCTCGTTCCTACGCGCGCATCATCGAGGCGGCCCAGAAGGAGGGCTCCCTCAGCGTCTACGCCACCACCGACGGGAGCGAGGTCGCCGCGCTCATCCGCGAGTTCGAAGCCGCCTACCCAGGCGTGCGCGTCGAGTACGCGGACCAGAACTCCACCGAGATCTACAGCCGCTTCATCGCGGAGGTGGCGGCCGGGCAAGGCACCGCCGACCTCGTGTGGAGCTCGGCGATGGACCTTCAGGTGAAGCTCATCAACGACGGCTACGCGCAGGCGTACGCATCCCCTGAGAAGCCGAATCTTCCCGAGTGGGCGGTCTGGAAGAACGAGGGCTATGGCATCACCGCCGAGCCGCTTGTCATCGCCTACAACAAGCGGCTGATGCCTCCGGAGGACGTGCCGCGCACGCGCGCGGACCTGGAGACACTGCTGCGCACCAAGAAGGACTTCTACCGGGGCAAGGTCGCCAGCTACGACCCGGAACGCAGCGGCGTGGGCTTCCTGTTCATCTCCCAGGACGTGCAGATCAGCCGGGACACCTGGAAGCTGGTGGAGGCCATGGCCGGCACCGACCCCCGGCTCTACACCTCCACCGGGGCGATGATGGAGCGGCTCGTCTCCGGCGAGCACCTGCTCGTCTACAACCTGATTGGTTCCTACGCGCTCCAGCGGCAGAAGAAGGACCCATCGTTGGGCATCATCTTCCCGGCCGACTTCACGCTGACCATGTCGCGCATCGCCTTCATTCCCACGGAGGCGCGCCACCCCAACGCCGCGAAGCTGTTCCTGGACTTCATGCTGTCCAAGCGGGGCCAGTCGCTGCTCGCCCAACGCGACATGGCGCCCGTGCGAACCGATCTCGGTGAGATCGGCGTGCCCCGACCTCCCGCCGAGCAGGTCCGCCCCATTCGAGTGGGCCCCCAGCTGCTGGCCAACCTCGACCAACTCACCCGCCTGCGCTTCCTCAAGCAGTGGAAGCGCATCGTGCGCGGCCTCTGA